A section of the Mesobacillus jeotgali genome encodes:
- a CDS encoding YnfA family protein — protein MIILSAIILFILAGIAEIGGGYLIWLWLKEGKPFYWGVGGGIALALYGVIATFQAFPSFGRVYAAYGGVFIVLSVLWGWGIDRKTPDLYDWIGAAICLVGVSVMLLAPRQ, from the coding sequence ATGATCATCTTAAGTGCCATTATTTTATTCATTTTAGCTGGAATTGCGGAGATAGGCGGAGGATATTTGATTTGGTTATGGTTAAAGGAAGGAAAACCATTTTACTGGGGAGTTGGCGGGGGAATCGCGCTAGCTTTATATGGGGTTATCGCCACATTCCAGGCTTTCCCATCGTTTGGCCGAGTCTACGCAGCGTATGGAGGTGTGTTCATCGTCCTGTCGGTATTATGGGGTTGGGGAATCGATAGGAAAACCCCTGATTTGTACGATTGGATTGGAGCGGCGATTTGCCTAGTAGGCGTATCTGTGATGCTGCTGGCACCAAGACAGTAG
- a CDS encoding glutaredoxin family protein, whose product MNDITVYTTNTUPYCTMMKQFLEGQGLNYKEVNVQYDQAAAQKLVEETGQMGVPQTKVNGIWVLGFDPDTLMQYVKK is encoded by the coding sequence ATGAACGATATTACAGTTTACACTACAAATACTTGACCTTACTGCACAATGATGAAACAATTCCTTGAGGGTCAAGGATTAAACTACAAAGAAGTGAATGTTCAATATGATCAAGCTGCCGCGCAAAAGCTGGTAGAAGAAACTGGCCAGATGGGTGTACCGCAAACAAAAGTGAATGGAATCTGGGTTCTTGGTTTTGACCCGGATACACTTATGCAGTACGTGAAAAAATAG
- the lepB gene encoding signal peptidase I, with protein MVKERNELWEWVKAFLVAILLAFVIRAFLFTPIEVKGASMEPTLHSEERMFVTKIGEPKRFDIVVFHATEEKDYIKRVIGLPGDRVEYKNDVLYINGKPYEEPYLDDIKKQLVDSPLTGPFTLEETAVGSEVVPEGHVFVLGDNRRNSKDSRHIGAVPIDSIVGKTKVIFYPFKDMKIIGD; from the coding sequence ATGGTAAAAGAGCGAAATGAACTTTGGGAATGGGTAAAGGCTTTCCTTGTCGCAATATTGTTGGCATTTGTTATTCGTGCCTTTCTGTTTACACCGATAGAAGTAAAAGGTGCTTCTATGGAGCCAACGCTGCATAGTGAGGAAAGAATGTTTGTTACCAAAATCGGGGAGCCAAAACGATTTGATATTGTGGTATTCCATGCTACCGAGGAGAAGGATTATATTAAAAGGGTCATAGGACTGCCCGGGGATCGAGTGGAATATAAAAACGATGTTCTCTATATCAACGGGAAGCCGTATGAAGAACCATATTTGGATGACATCAAAAAACAATTAGTCGACTCGCCGCTCACAGGACCCTTTACATTGGAAGAGACCGCAGTAGGCAGTGAGGTGGTACCCGAGGGACATGTATTTGTCCTGGGAGACAACCGTAGGAACAGCAAAGACAGCCGCCATATTGGAGCTGTACCAATCGATAGCATTGTCGGGAAAACAAAGGTGATATTCTATCCATTTAAAGATATGAAAATAATTGGTGACTGA
- a CDS encoding SpoIIAA family protein — translation MMLEILNSRDPSTVVVSFAGKATKEDAERLDKHVQVQFKEDEKFNVLAFINDIDGTNFSGIINGFKVDIKRWNQFNKFAVITEMELAGNLASLANYLPGIRVKYFKPFEEEDAWSWILAEGEPE, via the coding sequence ATGATGCTGGAGATTCTTAATAGCAGGGATCCTTCTACAGTAGTAGTATCATTTGCCGGAAAAGCAACGAAAGAGGATGCTGAAAGGCTGGACAAGCATGTGCAAGTTCAGTTCAAAGAGGATGAAAAGTTCAACGTTCTTGCTTTTATAAACGATATTGATGGTACGAATTTTTCAGGTATTATTAATGGTTTTAAAGTAGATATAAAGAGATGGAACCAATTCAATAAATTTGCAGTAATCACTGAAATGGAATTAGCAGGCAATCTGGCATCCCTTGCAAACTATTTGCCAGGGATCCGAGTAAAATATTTTAAACCATTTGAGGAAGAAGACGCCTGGAGCTGGATTTTGGCCGAGGGTGAGCCAGAATGA
- a CDS encoding catalase, whose amino-acid sequence MKREKLTTRQGHPVRDNQNIRTVGNRGPATLENYHFIEKISHFDREEVPERVVHARGSGAFGYFETYGKAGDEPVEKYTRAKVFSGAGKKTPLMVRFSTVAGAKDSPETARDPRGFAVKMYTEDGNWDLVGNNLKIFFIRDAMKFPDMIHAFKADPASNVPNPERMFDFVSRTPEATHMITFLFSPWGIPATYRHMQGSGVNTYKWVNDKGEAVLVKYHWEPKQGIRNLTQEEANEIQAKNVGHATQDLYEAIERGDYPEWELFVQIMEDDYHPELDFDPLDDTKLWPEDKFPWLPVGRMVLDRNPVDFHAEIEQAAFGTGVLVDGMDFSDDKMLQGRTFSYSDTQRYRVGANYLKLPVNAPKAPVRTNQQRGQMDVRDPKESGDNPHINYEPSMLGGFEEASPENHPPHQPSYNAAVMSAPIDRPNNYGQAGDTYRSLEDWERDELIKNLSEALAACNKKIQDAMIGHFTQADEDYGRRVKEGIEIRVKQLKEMEKEDRVPGRESGNSKYGQGGQGSLSANEATQDALKKSRESDPY is encoded by the coding sequence ATGAAGCGTGAAAAGCTCACAACACGCCAGGGACATCCAGTTAGAGACAACCAAAATATACGTACAGTTGGCAATCGTGGTCCCGCAACACTGGAGAACTATCATTTTATCGAAAAAATTTCTCATTTCGATCGCGAAGAAGTGCCTGAGCGTGTCGTTCATGCTCGTGGGAGCGGTGCCTTCGGTTATTTTGAAACCTACGGAAAAGCAGGCGATGAACCGGTTGAAAAATATACCCGTGCAAAAGTTTTTTCAGGAGCAGGCAAAAAAACTCCGTTGATGGTTCGTTTTTCAACAGTAGCAGGAGCGAAGGATTCACCAGAAACTGCAAGGGACCCTCGTGGATTTGCGGTAAAAATGTATACCGAGGATGGAAACTGGGACCTGGTCGGCAATAACTTGAAAATTTTCTTCATCCGTGATGCGATGAAGTTCCCTGACATGATACATGCATTTAAAGCAGACCCTGCTTCTAACGTGCCCAATCCTGAACGGATGTTTGACTTTGTTTCCCGAACACCAGAAGCAACCCATATGATCACATTCTTGTTCTCTCCTTGGGGCATTCCAGCTACGTATCGCCACATGCAGGGATCTGGTGTCAATACTTATAAGTGGGTCAACGACAAGGGTGAGGCTGTTCTGGTAAAGTATCACTGGGAGCCGAAGCAGGGTATCCGAAATTTGACTCAGGAAGAGGCCAACGAAATCCAGGCAAAGAATGTTGGACATGCCACACAGGATTTATATGAAGCAATTGAGCGAGGAGACTATCCAGAATGGGAGCTGTTTGTCCAAATTATGGAGGATGACTACCACCCTGAATTGGATTTTGACCCGCTTGATGACACGAAGCTTTGGCCAGAAGATAAATTTCCATGGCTGCCGGTTGGCCGTATGGTCCTCGACCGTAATCCTGTTGACTTCCATGCAGAAATCGAACAAGCAGCTTTTGGTACAGGGGTTCTTGTAGATGGAATGGATTTCTCGGATGATAAAATGCTTCAGGGGCGGACATTCTCCTACTCTGATACACAGCGCTATCGTGTAGGGGCTAATTATCTGAAGTTGCCTGTTAATGCACCAAAAGCACCTGTTCGCACGAATCAGCAGCGAGGGCAAATGGATGTGCGTGATCCTAAGGAATCAGGGGATAATCCTCACATCAATTACGAGCCCTCAATGCTGGGAGGGTTTGAAGAAGCAAGTCCAGAGAACCATCCGCCACATCAGCCATCCTATAACGCTGCGGTGATGAGTGCTCCAATTGACCGCCCTAATAATTATGGTCAAGCAGGTGACACATATCGAAGCTTGGAAGACTGGGAACGGGACGAGTTGATCAAAAACCTCTCAGAAGCGCTTGCCGCATGTAATAAAAAGATCCAGGATGCCATGATCGGTCACTTCACACAAGCCGATGAAGACTACGGCCGACGTGTGAAAGAAGGCATCGAAATAAGAGTCAAACAACTGAAAGAGATGGAGAAGGAAGATAGAGTACCTGGCCGTGAATCAGGCAACTCCAAATATGGGCAAGGTGGGCAGGGTTCACTATCTGCCAACGAAGCAACACAAGATGCCTTGAAGAAAAGCCGCGAATCAGATCCTTATTAA
- a CDS encoding STAS domain-containing protein: MEMQKDLVVGGVELKWDLTNGKVLFEGGDVVFFWVSAMKTFFDTINEITGKEATNLVLEATGFRQGIIVGEGFKEMKEINTSNVVEWLSNTYVPAGWGYVRVEKMDVDSKHFTLYIKDDWEYKMNKLGDDEKQGIFVPAHYAGVFTGLFGRNFWYKIIEYQNGDNPYTIVEYFPSNVNVQQNIRDMARKQEALHIKELESLVAEKTKILQDLVKELSSPLIPVLEGIVVVPLIGRYDEDRAEDLINNTLNNLPKYQARYVLLDLTGLNKEISPYTAELIDKLGSSARLLGVEVILVGISAELAMVITQSLPGLKKFECLQTLQHGIYYALGKSGKRIM, translated from the coding sequence ATGGAGATGCAAAAGGATCTTGTTGTTGGCGGCGTGGAACTGAAATGGGATTTAACAAATGGAAAGGTTTTGTTTGAGGGAGGAGACGTAGTTTTTTTCTGGGTGTCGGCCATGAAAACCTTCTTCGACACAATAAATGAAATTACCGGTAAAGAGGCAACCAATCTCGTGCTTGAGGCCACTGGTTTTCGACAGGGAATAATTGTTGGCGAAGGATTCAAGGAAATGAAGGAAATTAATACCTCCAACGTTGTGGAATGGCTTTCCAATACATATGTACCAGCTGGATGGGGATATGTAAGAGTTGAAAAAATGGATGTGGATTCAAAGCATTTCACCTTATATATCAAAGATGACTGGGAATATAAAATGAATAAATTAGGTGATGATGAAAAACAGGGAATTTTTGTTCCCGCGCATTACGCAGGCGTTTTTACTGGATTGTTCGGCAGGAATTTCTGGTATAAAATCATCGAATACCAAAACGGAGACAATCCATACACGATTGTGGAATACTTCCCGTCAAATGTGAATGTCCAGCAAAATATCCGGGACATGGCGCGGAAACAGGAAGCTCTGCATATTAAGGAGCTGGAGAGTCTGGTTGCAGAAAAAACGAAAATCCTCCAGGACCTTGTTAAAGAGCTCTCCTCACCTCTCATTCCGGTGCTGGAAGGAATCGTCGTCGTGCCGCTGATTGGGAGATACGATGAGGACCGTGCGGAAGATTTGATTAACAACACCCTTAACAATCTTCCAAAGTATCAAGCAAGGTATGTCTTACTGGATCTCACGGGTTTGAATAAGGAAATTTCCCCCTACACTGCAGAGTTGATTGATAAACTTGGCTCCTCAGCCAGATTGCTTGGAGTAGAGGTCATTCTCGTTGGAATATCCGCCGAACTCGCAATGGTGATCACACAGTCATTGCCTGGACTTAAGAAATTTGAATGCCTGCAGACCCTTCAGCATGGGATTTACTATGCACTAGGTAAAAGCGGAAAAAGAATCATGTAG